Proteins encoded within one genomic window of Pedobacter africanus:
- a CDS encoding pectate lyase family protein — translation MKTQFLKFVSSAKRPAALFIALVFAAPLAFAQYPNIPPDIKKASDDMMKEAYRQSEIAWQKALPVIEKEAREGKPYIPWAGRPVDLPQSDLLAFPGAEGGGAHSFGGRGGRVIVVTNLNDSGPGSLRDACEQGGARIVVFNVSGIIRIKTPLIIRAPYITIAGQTAPGDGVCVAGESVWLNTHDVIVRFMRFRRGETFVGRRDDAIGGNPVGNIMIDHVSASWGLDENMSMYRHMYNDSTGKAEVKLATVNITIQNSIFSEALDTWNHAFGSTLGGENCSFMRNLWADNGARNPSIGWNGIFNFANNVIFNWNNRSTDGGDYTAMYNIINNYYKPGPVTSLKDPISYRILKPESGRSKLPYVVFGRAYVEGNIIEGNAKVTKDNWDGGVQLEDKKGELMSYEQAKTYFAAMRVKKPFPMAPMTILPAMDAHKYVLTNVGATLPKRDPVDTRVIEQVRTGKITYPANVKLSDKPDFEHRRLPKDSYKMGIITDVSQVGGYPEYKGTPYKDADNDGMPDSYEIKNGLNPKDASDAAKLTKSGYSNIEVYLNSVVPVNIVKP, via the coding sequence ATGAAAACACAATTTTTGAAATTTGTATCTTCTGCAAAACGACCTGCGGCATTGTTCATTGCGCTGGTTTTTGCAGCACCTCTCGCCTTCGCCCAATATCCAAATATACCTCCAGATATTAAAAAAGCTTCCGACGATATGATGAAGGAGGCCTACCGACAATCGGAAATAGCCTGGCAGAAAGCCCTTCCGGTTATAGAAAAAGAAGCCAGAGAAGGAAAACCCTATATCCCATGGGCCGGCAGACCGGTAGACTTGCCACAGTCAGACTTATTGGCATTTCCAGGGGCAGAAGGCGGAGGGGCGCACAGCTTTGGCGGTCGCGGAGGCCGTGTGATTGTGGTGACCAATCTGAACGACAGCGGTCCTGGTTCTCTGCGTGATGCCTGTGAACAGGGAGGGGCAAGGATCGTGGTATTTAACGTTTCAGGTATTATCCGCATCAAAACCCCTCTGATCATTCGCGCACCTTACATCACCATTGCGGGGCAAACTGCACCGGGCGACGGGGTTTGTGTAGCAGGCGAATCAGTTTGGTTAAATACACATGATGTGATTGTGCGTTTTATGCGCTTCAGAAGGGGAGAAACCTTCGTAGGACGCAGGGATGATGCGATTGGCGGAAACCCGGTTGGCAACATCATGATAGACCATGTTTCCGCAAGCTGGGGGCTGGATGAAAACATGTCAATGTACCGCCATATGTATAATGACAGCACCGGGAAAGCAGAAGTTAAACTGGCTACGGTAAACATTACCATCCAGAACTCGATTTTTTCTGAGGCTCTGGATACCTGGAACCATGCTTTTGGCAGTACCCTGGGCGGAGAGAACTGCAGCTTCATGCGTAACCTATGGGCAGATAATGGTGCACGTAATCCATCCATTGGTTGGAACGGTATCTTTAATTTTGCCAATAATGTGATTTTTAACTGGAATAACCGCTCTACCGATGGAGGCGATTATACAGCTATGTATAACATCATCAACAATTATTATAAGCCAGGCCCGGTAACCTCATTGAAAGACCCGATCAGTTACCGGATCTTAAAACCGGAATCGGGCCGGAGCAAGTTGCCTTATGTCGTATTTGGACGTGCGTATGTAGAAGGAAACATTATTGAAGGCAACGCGAAAGTTACTAAAGACAACTGGGACGGTGGTGTACAGCTGGAGGATAAGAAAGGCGAGCTGATGAGCTATGAACAAGCTAAAACTTATTTTGCGGCTATGCGCGTGAAAAAGCCTTTTCCTATGGCTCCGATGACCATTTTACCTGCTATGGATGCCCATAAATATGTACTGACCAATGTAGGGGCTACCCTGCCTAAACGCGATCCGGTAGATACCCGGGTGATTGAGCAGGTAAGAACGGGTAAAATTACCTACCCGGCAAATGTTAAACTGTCAGACAAACCGGATTTTGAACACCGCAGGTTACCAAAAGATTCCTATAAAATGGGCATCATTACTGATGTGAGCCAGGTAGGTGGTTATCCTGAGTATAAAGGTACACCCTATAAAGATGCTGATAATGATGGTATGCCCGATAGTTATGAAATCAAAAACGGATTAAACCCTAAGGATGCTTCAGACGCAGCAAAGCTCACCAAAAGCGGTTATTCGAACATCGAGGTATATTTAAATAGTGTTGTTCCTGTAAACATTGTGAAACCATGA
- a CDS encoding DUF4180 domain-containing protein, translating into MMIVKTHQPIGENPVKIAEVIAEGILINTPEEALQLMVDLYYQDFDRIVLHEGNITPDFFDLKTGIAGEVLQKFSNYRIRLAIVGDFSKYPGKSIRDFIYESNSGRLVNFVGSTEQAVEKLMK; encoded by the coding sequence ATGATGATTGTAAAAACACACCAGCCCATAGGGGAAAACCCTGTCAAAATTGCAGAAGTTATAGCGGAGGGGATACTGATCAACACTCCCGAAGAGGCATTGCAATTGATGGTCGACCTTTATTACCAGGATTTTGATCGCATTGTCCTGCATGAGGGCAACATTACACCTGATTTTTTTGACTTGAAGACCGGTATTGCCGGGGAGGTTCTTCAAAAGTTCAGCAATTACAGGATAAGGCTGGCTATTGTCGGTGATTTTTCAAAATATCCGGGCAAAAGTATCCGGGATTTTATTTACGAGAGTAACAGTGGACGGTTGGTTAATTTTGTAGGCTCAACGGAACAGGCCGTAGAAAAGCTGATGAAATAG
- a CDS encoding LacI family DNA-binding transcriptional regulator gives MERQKRTTIYDIALKLNLAASSVSRALSNSSKINAETKALVLKTAVEMNYQHNAMASNLRKGSNPTIGVVVPRINQDYFSNVIAGIEEVTYSRGYSLIICQSNEQHAREVDCVNALVNQHVSCVIISIAAETGTYGHLQQVLDRQIGLIQFDRVVDELDTFKVINNNETASLEAVSHLIEQGYRRIALLEGPQQLDIFRQRKAGYLAALRQHNIPVLEELMYENAWTKELGAVATAKLLDLENPPDAIFASTSDFSALGVLEVAANKGIQIPKELGICGYSNEPFTELTSPSITTIDQYSFKMGKTIAELYFEQTEGKAQIKPKTISIKPKLIVRKSTRRK, from the coding sequence ATGGAACGTCAGAAGAGAACTACCATTTACGATATTGCCTTAAAGCTAAACCTGGCGGCTTCTTCTGTGTCCAGAGCCCTGAGTAACAGCAGTAAAATCAATGCGGAGACAAAGGCCCTGGTGCTCAAAACTGCAGTTGAAATGAATTACCAGCACAATGCGATGGCTTCAAACCTGCGGAAAGGAAGCAACCCCACAATAGGGGTGGTGGTGCCACGGATCAATCAGGATTATTTTTCTAATGTGATTGCCGGAATTGAAGAGGTAACCTATAGCAGGGGTTACAGTTTGATTATATGTCAGTCCAATGAACAGCATGCCCGTGAAGTAGATTGTGTCAATGCACTGGTAAACCAGCATGTAAGTTGTGTCATTATTTCTATTGCTGCAGAAACCGGGACCTATGGGCATTTGCAGCAGGTGTTAGATAGGCAGATCGGCCTTATCCAGTTTGACCGCGTGGTAGATGAGCTGGACACTTTTAAGGTGATCAACAATAACGAGACAGCCTCATTGGAAGCCGTGTCGCATCTTATTGAGCAGGGGTATCGTAGGATAGCCCTGTTGGAAGGTCCGCAACAGCTGGATATTTTCCGGCAGCGCAAGGCAGGCTACCTGGCTGCGCTGAGGCAACATAATATTCCCGTACTGGAGGAGCTGATGTATGAAAATGCCTGGACCAAGGAGCTGGGGGCTGTTGCTACGGCTAAATTACTGGACCTGGAAAACCCACCCGATGCGATATTTGCTTCCACCTCAGATTTTTCTGCTCTGGGTGTACTGGAAGTTGCCGCGAATAAAGGCATTCAGATTCCAAAAGAACTGGGCATCTGCGGATATTCCAATGAGCCTTTTACAGAATTGACCAGTCCTTCCATTACCACTATAGATCAATATAGCTTCAAGATGGGTAAAACCATTGCAGAGCTATATTTCGAGCAAACTGAAGGCAAAGCACAGATTAAGCCTAAAACAATCAGCATTAAACCAAAATTGATTGTCAGAAAATCTACCCGCAGGAAATAA
- a CDS encoding xylulokinase, translated as MLLLGIDIGTSSVKVAIIHAETQRLVAAAQYPEEESPIISVQTGWAEQSPEMWWEHMLLAFDKCKAQATFQPRDIASIGIAYQMHGLVLVDKEQQLVRHSIIWCDSRAVETGKRALEALGQDYCLSHLLNSPGNFTASKLAWVKENEPEVYTRTDKFMLPGDFIAMKLTSQITTTVSALSEGVFWDFKTNSISAPLMDYYGFSPELIPEIRPVFAEHGRVTAAVAQLTGLSEGTPVTYKAGDQPNNALSLNVLEPGEIAATAGTSGVIYGLSDQLVSDPQSRINTFAHVNDTEAQKRLGILLCINGTGSMNRWVRHNLAPGETYEQLNASAAKVAIGAAGLRVLPFGNGAERMLNNRIIGAQMGHIDLNIHQKEHIFRAVQEGIAYAFRYGLDIMRSNGLAPKVIRAGQANLFLSNLFLEAFVNSTGIPVELYENDGSTGAALGSGIGAKTYSSSTEAFQQLKPLQFIAPSLTDEYEPNYQDWLKLLKEQQ; from the coding sequence ATGCTCCTACTAGGAATAGACATAGGCACTTCATCTGTTAAAGTTGCCATCATCCATGCGGAAACGCAGCGGCTGGTCGCAGCTGCACAATACCCTGAGGAGGAAAGTCCAATTATTTCTGTGCAAACCGGCTGGGCAGAGCAATCGCCCGAAATGTGGTGGGAACATATGCTCCTGGCTTTTGACAAATGCAAAGCCCAAGCCACATTTCAGCCCCGGGACATTGCATCCATTGGCATTGCCTATCAGATGCACGGTCTGGTATTGGTAGATAAAGAACAACAATTGGTACGTCATAGTATCATCTGGTGTGATAGCCGGGCAGTAGAAACAGGCAAGCGCGCTCTTGAAGCACTAGGACAAGATTACTGCCTGTCACATTTGCTGAATTCTCCTGGAAATTTTACCGCTTCAAAACTGGCCTGGGTAAAAGAGAATGAGCCGGAGGTTTATACCAGAACCGATAAATTTATGCTTCCGGGGGATTTCATTGCAATGAAACTCACCTCACAGATCACCACCACTGTCTCTGCCTTATCTGAAGGGGTATTCTGGGATTTTAAGACCAACAGCATCTCTGCCCCGCTAATGGACTATTATGGCTTCAGCCCCGAGCTTATCCCTGAAATCAGGCCTGTATTTGCTGAACATGGCCGAGTTACTGCTGCCGTAGCCCAACTTACGGGGCTTTCGGAAGGAACACCGGTTACCTATAAAGCGGGTGACCAACCCAACAACGCGCTCTCCTTAAACGTACTGGAGCCAGGAGAAATTGCGGCAACAGCAGGCACTTCCGGTGTCATTTATGGTCTGAGCGATCAGCTGGTTTCCGACCCACAGTCCAGGATCAATACTTTTGCACATGTGAATGACACAGAAGCCCAAAAAAGGCTTGGTATTCTGCTTTGCATTAATGGTACAGGAAGTATGAACCGGTGGGTACGCCATAACCTGGCACCGGGAGAAACTTATGAACAGCTCAATGCTTCGGCAGCGAAAGTAGCAATAGGCGCAGCAGGATTACGTGTACTTCCATTCGGAAATGGCGCAGAACGCATGCTCAACAATAGGATCATTGGTGCACAAATGGGGCATATAGACCTGAACATACATCAAAAGGAGCATATTTTCAGGGCAGTACAGGAAGGGATTGCCTATGCATTCCGCTACGGACTTGACATCATGCGTTCCAATGGGCTTGCCCCTAAAGTAATCCGTGCTGGTCAAGCTAACCTGTTCCTCAGCAACCTATTCCTTGAAGCTTTTGTAAACAGCACTGGTATTCCAGTAGAATTGTATGAAAATGATGGAAGTACCGGTGCGGCTTTGGGGTCCGGAATCGGTGCAAAAACATATAGCAGCAGTACCGAGGCTTTTCAGCAATTAAAACCTTTACAGTTCATAGCACCTTCATTAACGGACGAGTATGAGCCCAATTATCAGGACTGGCTTAAACTTTTAAAAGAACAACAATAA
- the xylA gene encoding xylose isomerase — protein sequence MTKIITGEKEFFKGIGQVQFEGTESDNPLAFRWYDENKVIAGKTMKEHLRFACAYWHSFVATGGDPFGEGTIIRPWNEKADPIERAKDKMDAAFEFMTKMNLPYYCFHDVDLVDYTNNVEENERRLQSITTYASEKQAESGVKLLWGTANLFSNRRYMNGAATNPNFHVLAHAAAQVKSALDATIALNGENYVFWGGREGYMSLLNTQMKREQEHLAGFLHAAKDYARAQGFKGTFFIEPKPCEPSKHQYDYDAATVIGFLREYGLLEDFKLNLEVNHATLAGHTFQHELQVAADAGLLGSIDANRGDYQNGWDTDQFPNNINEVTEAMLIILEANGLQGGGVNFDAKIRRNSTDPADLFYAHIGGMDTFARALVTADQILQHSDYRKIRTERYASFDSGKGRDFEQGKLRLEDLRAYAIEKGEPATISGQQELLENIINRFI from the coding sequence ATGACTAAAATAATAACAGGAGAAAAAGAATTTTTTAAAGGAATCGGACAAGTTCAGTTCGAAGGGACTGAATCTGACAATCCGCTGGCTTTCCGTTGGTATGACGAAAATAAGGTCATTGCAGGAAAAACCATGAAAGAACACCTGCGCTTTGCCTGTGCCTATTGGCATTCCTTTGTGGCAACCGGCGGAGACCCTTTTGGCGAAGGCACCATTATCCGTCCCTGGAACGAAAAAGCAGATCCCATAGAACGTGCAAAAGATAAAATGGATGCTGCATTTGAATTCATGACCAAGATGAACCTACCCTATTATTGTTTTCACGATGTAGACCTGGTAGATTATACAAATAACGTCGAGGAAAACGAAAGACGTTTACAAAGCATTACGACATATGCCAGCGAAAAGCAGGCTGAAAGCGGTGTAAAACTACTTTGGGGAACGGCTAACTTATTTTCCAACCGTAGATATATGAACGGGGCTGCCACCAATCCAAATTTCCATGTACTGGCCCACGCCGCCGCCCAGGTAAAATCTGCATTGGATGCTACCATTGCGCTAAACGGTGAAAATTACGTGTTTTGGGGTGGCCGGGAAGGTTATATGAGTTTGCTGAATACGCAAATGAAACGTGAGCAGGAACATCTGGCCGGATTTCTTCATGCTGCTAAAGATTACGCAAGAGCACAGGGTTTCAAAGGTACCTTCTTTATAGAGCCAAAACCATGTGAGCCCAGCAAACATCAATATGATTATGATGCCGCTACCGTAATTGGCTTCTTACGTGAATATGGTTTACTGGAAGATTTTAAACTGAACCTGGAAGTAAACCACGCCACACTAGCGGGACATACTTTCCAGCACGAGCTACAGGTGGCTGCAGATGCAGGTTTACTGGGTTCTATAGATGCCAACCGGGGCGATTATCAAAATGGCTGGGATACCGATCAGTTTCCAAACAACATCAATGAAGTTACGGAGGCGATGCTGATCATTCTGGAGGCAAATGGCTTGCAGGGCGGTGGAGTGAATTTCGATGCCAAGATCAGGCGGAACTCAACAGATCCCGCCGATCTTTTCTATGCGCACATTGGGGGGATGGATACTTTTGCCCGCGCCCTGGTTACGGCTGACCAGATCCTTCAGCATTCGGACTACAGGAAAATCAGAACAGAAAGATATGCTTCATTTGATAGTGGAAAAGGAAGGGATTTCGAGCAGGGTAAATTAAGACTGGAAGACCTGCGTGCGTACGCTATTGAAAAAGGTGAGCCTGCAACAATCAGCGGACAGCAGGAGTTGCTGGAAAACATCATCAACAGGTTTATCTGA
- a CDS encoding thioredoxin family protein, which yields MMKRYVLVACLMMFTGKLFAQGIEFSHGTWKEVLAKAKQEDKLVFVDVYTSWCGPCKKMVAEVFPLKEVGEVFNPNFVNYKIDAEKGEGIEIAKKFGVKSYPTYLFVNGDGELVYRSGGYNLPKIFLNEAAIAIKEKHDPKPLAKWEDEYTAGKRDKDFLKGYIRKRAVVKVPNGPLLEEVFPLLTANDLSDKDFMGSVFAFDPNMTFVPGGKFYGHVVANHAALDQLLGKREGYVLSLMDVGTQQYFNTDIIKNNREQLLPVMLATKRKLMELMKRDEIDVELKGLVMNYYKGTKNAKKLVPAAHDYVNNSLLNLDIQARIAADKAAYQKMREPYLSGKQDSTKVENWASMQRISANQKMVDFSYKLRSAAQAVYALVDDPKILTQAIEWAKMAESYFPHFSTEAVYAGLLMKIGKKTEAAEMMLKASKDGFIQGNDKQKLLLANVEKLKKGEAPEELW from the coding sequence ATGATGAAGAGATATGTTTTAGTGGCTTGTCTGATGATGTTTACAGGTAAGCTTTTTGCCCAGGGAATTGAATTTAGCCATGGTACCTGGAAGGAAGTACTGGCTAAAGCCAAACAGGAAGATAAGTTGGTATTTGTAGACGTATATACCAGCTGGTGCGGGCCTTGTAAAAAAATGGTGGCCGAGGTTTTTCCATTAAAAGAAGTGGGTGAGGTGTTTAATCCCAACTTCGTAAATTATAAAATTGATGCAGAAAAGGGCGAGGGTATAGAAATTGCCAAAAAGTTCGGCGTGAAATCTTATCCAACATATCTGTTTGTAAATGGTGACGGGGAGCTGGTTTACCGTTCGGGGGGGTATAACCTGCCGAAAATATTTCTGAATGAGGCTGCTATTGCCATTAAGGAAAAGCATGACCCGAAACCTTTGGCCAAATGGGAAGATGAGTATACAGCCGGAAAAAGAGATAAGGATTTTCTGAAAGGCTACATCAGGAAACGTGCAGTGGTGAAAGTACCTAACGGGCCCTTGCTGGAAGAAGTTTTTCCGTTGCTGACAGCAAATGACCTGTCTGACAAAGATTTTATGGGAAGCGTATTTGCCTTTGATCCGAACATGACTTTTGTACCGGGTGGAAAATTTTATGGTCATGTGGTGGCAAACCATGCTGCACTTGATCAATTGCTCGGGAAAAGAGAAGGTTATGTGCTGAGCCTGATGGACGTAGGTACACAGCAGTATTTCAATACAGATATCATCAAAAATAACAGGGAGCAGCTGCTGCCGGTAATGTTGGCTACAAAACGTAAGTTGATGGAATTGATGAAGAGGGACGAAATTGATGTAGAACTGAAGGGGTTGGTGATGAACTACTATAAAGGTACCAAGAATGCTAAAAAGTTGGTGCCAGCGGCCCACGACTACGTAAACAATAGCTTGTTGAACCTGGACATCCAGGCAAGAATAGCTGCTGATAAAGCTGCTTACCAGAAAATGCGGGAGCCTTATTTAAGCGGCAAACAGGATTCAACGAAAGTAGAGAACTGGGCATCCATGCAAAGGATATCTGCCAATCAGAAAATGGTTGATTTCTCTTATAAACTTCGTTCGGCTGCCCAGGCTGTTTATGCACTGGTAGACGACCCTAAAATCCTGACTCAGGCAATAGAATGGGCAAAAATGGCAGAAAGCTATTTTCCGCATTTCTCTACAGAAGCGGTCTATGCAGGTTTGTTGATGAAAATCGGCAAAAAAACGGAAGCTGCTGAAATGATGCTGAAAGCCAGTAAAGATGGTTTTATACAAGGCAACGACAAACAAAAGCTGTTGCTCGCCAACGTAGAAAAACTGAAGAAGGGTGAGGCCCCGGAAGAGCTTTGGTAA
- a CDS encoding TlpA disulfide reductase family protein produces the protein MKKYVLTLCCILSMLSCIAQEGYTLKVKVSNFKNYTPYIAYSENGKYVIDTSYTRENDWMVFKGTVKEPVLVSFGLRRNPASFIAAGKGLIPGPALQFFLTNEEIKVEGDADKIYVAKVTGGKANAEWAAIKPRLNELTDQSWMAMKSAYASFKPGDDSVVFINAHKLRSGNSAKEEQLKLDFMKKNPGSLVSMYFLSGMQNSLTFDELKAAYGKLGNTHKNSSFAKTIAGKIANMEATAIGKQAIAIQKKDINGNPVNLATLKGKYVLIDFWGSWCGPCRSSHPHLKSLYAKYKADGFEIVGIAQEQGQTLESSRKAWIKAIQEDGIDWIQVLNNEDVAQFDAVKSYGVTAFPTKILLDKEGKIIARYVGDGSEIDAKLKQVFGK, from the coding sequence ATGAAAAAGTATGTCTTAACACTATGCTGCATCCTCAGTATGTTGAGCTGCATTGCACAGGAGGGTTATACCCTTAAAGTGAAAGTGAGCAATTTTAAAAATTATACGCCCTATATCGCCTATTCAGAAAATGGTAAATATGTGATCGACACCAGTTATACAAGGGAAAACGACTGGATGGTTTTTAAGGGGACAGTAAAGGAACCAGTGCTGGTCAGTTTTGGCCTGAGGCGTAACCCTGCATCTTTCATTGCAGCAGGAAAGGGCCTTATTCCGGGGCCTGCACTTCAGTTTTTCCTGACCAATGAAGAAATAAAGGTAGAAGGGGATGCCGATAAGATCTACGTGGCCAAAGTAACGGGCGGAAAGGCCAATGCAGAATGGGCAGCCATTAAACCCAGGTTAAATGAACTGACTGATCAAAGCTGGATGGCAATGAAAAGTGCCTATGCTAGTTTTAAACCTGGTGATGATTCTGTCGTTTTTATCAATGCACACAAATTACGTTCCGGCAACTCTGCTAAAGAAGAGCAACTGAAGCTTGATTTTATGAAAAAGAACCCAGGTTCACTGGTCAGTATGTATTTTTTATCAGGTATGCAGAATTCACTTACTTTTGATGAACTGAAAGCTGCTTATGGAAAACTGGGCAATACCCATAAAAACAGCAGTTTTGCCAAAACTATTGCCGGTAAAATAGCCAATATGGAAGCTACAGCTATCGGCAAACAGGCCATAGCTATTCAAAAAAAAGACATCAATGGCAATCCTGTAAACCTCGCAACCCTGAAAGGAAAATATGTGCTGATCGATTTCTGGGGCAGCTGGTGCGGGCCCTGCCGTTCCTCACATCCACACCTGAAATCATTATATGCCAAATACAAAGCTGATGGCTTTGAGATTGTAGGCATTGCGCAGGAACAGGGGCAAACGCTGGAATCTAGTCGGAAGGCATGGATCAAAGCCATACAGGAAGATGGGATAGATTGGATACAGGTACTGAACAATGAAGATGTAGCGCAATTTGACGCGGTTAAATCTTATGGGGTTACGGCTTTTCCAACCAAGATACTATTGGATAAAGAGGGAAAGATCATTGCCCGGTACGTAGGGGACGGAAGCGAAATTGATGCAAAACTAAAACAGGTTTTTGGTAAATAA
- a CDS encoding TlpA disulfide reductase family protein, with protein MLKTLIIAALGLTGLAAHAQNAFLINGKLSGNQEGKQVMLTYNAGGQRLKDSALVKNGSFSLKGKVADAVKAKLSLKDPADKGPMTMEKRLAQDEQEFFLENKNFSVAGATLKNALIKGGAAQADYLLLQSQLKPLQDKMKPLSEKMQQYFKEKNDKAREELFPQLKAIRKEMTGVEDAFMSRHLDSYVTLDLLEGRSVVIDVEKTSPVFNAMSQRMKTSVQGKKLGERLKVAMKTDIGKPALNFVQNNTEGKPVSLASFKGKYVLIDFWASWCGPCRAENPNVVKAYQKFKDRNFEIIAVSLDDKKEPWLKAIETDGLPWIHVSDLQGWKNAVAGMYDVKAVPQNFLIGPDGIILAKNLRGEELEKKLTELIKK; from the coding sequence ATGCTAAAAACATTAATTATTGCAGCGCTAGGCCTTACAGGTCTGGCTGCACATGCACAAAATGCTTTCCTGATCAATGGAAAGCTCTCCGGAAACCAGGAGGGAAAGCAGGTGATGCTAACCTATAATGCCGGTGGTCAAAGATTGAAAGACTCGGCCCTGGTAAAAAATGGCAGCTTTTCATTGAAAGGCAAGGTGGCAGATGCTGTAAAGGCAAAGCTTAGTCTGAAAGACCCTGCCGACAAAGGCCCGATGACCATGGAAAAGAGGCTTGCTCAGGACGAGCAGGAGTTCTTTCTGGAAAACAAAAATTTCAGCGTGGCAGGTGCCACCTTAAAGAACGCGCTCATTAAAGGCGGAGCTGCACAGGCAGATTACCTGCTGTTGCAATCGCAGTTAAAGCCTTTGCAGGACAAGATGAAGCCGCTGAGTGAAAAAATGCAGCAATATTTCAAGGAAAAAAACGATAAAGCCAGGGAGGAACTGTTCCCGCAGTTAAAGGCCATCCGTAAAGAGATGACTGGTGTTGAAGATGCTTTTATGAGCCGGCACCTGGATTCTTACGTTACGCTCGACCTGCTGGAAGGCAGGAGCGTGGTAATAGATGTAGAAAAGACCAGTCCGGTGTTCAATGCAATGAGCCAGCGGATGAAGACCTCGGTTCAGGGCAAAAAGCTGGGCGAGCGCTTAAAGGTGGCCATGAAAACAGACATCGGTAAACCCGCGCTCAATTTTGTTCAGAACAATACGGAAGGCAAACCGGTTTCCCTGGCATCATTCAAAGGTAAATATGTACTGATTGATTTCTGGGCAAGCTGGTGTGGGCCTTGCAGAGCTGAAAACCCTAACGTGGTAAAAGCTTATCAAAAATTTAAGGACCGCAATTTCGAGATCATTGCCGTATCGCTCGATGATAAAAAAGAACCCTGGTTAAAGGCCATTGAAACTGATGGACTGCCATGGATCCATGTCAGCGATCTGCAGGGCTGGAAAAATGCGGTGGCTGGTATGTACGATGTAAAGGCCGTTCCTCAAAACTTTCTTATTGGTCCGGACGGCATTATCCTGGCAAAAAACCTGCGTGGCGAAGAACTGGAAAAGAAACTAACTGAATTGATAAAAAAATAA